ACATTACGCCCATCCTTTGCGTAGTCCATAATAGATCCTGTTTCTATGAAGTCGGGATGTTTGATGAATCCCTGCCAGTTCTTGAGGATTGGGATTTGTGGATACAGATGTCAGAAAAATATGATTTCTACCATATAAAGCAGGCAACGTGCGAATTTAGCTGGAGGGTGGATGGGACATCAACGACAAGCAGCAGACAGGATGAATTTGCACGGGTCCGAAAACTAATATATAAAAAGTACCATAAACGGTTCTCAGAAACAGGTATTCAGATATCTCCTTGTTCCCGAAAACTGGTATCTATTATCATCCTTACCTGGAATGCCTTAGAATATACCAAAAAATGTATCAATTCAATCCGGAATCACACAAATTACCCGCACGAGATCATTTTTGTGGATAATGCATCAACGGATGGAACCATTGAGTATCTCCAGAAATTAATTAAAGAAAATCAGAATTACAAACTTATTAGAAACTCTATAAATAAGGGTTTTGCAGCAGGTAATAATGAGGGTGTTGCCATAACCAGCGGAGAGTACGTCATGCTGCTTAATAATGATGTCCTCGTGTCTGATGGATGGCTGGAAGGCCTGGTAGTGAGTCTGGAAAGGGACGAAAGGATTGGCATGGTAGGGCCCATCACAAACTCTATCAGTGGCAGACAGATGGTAAGAGAAATTCCCTATACTGATGAAAATGGATTTCATGTCTTTGCACAAGAGGTGAGAAATACATATTACGGAAGACTAACTCCACGATACCGTATTGCCGGTTTTGCGGTATTGATGAGAAAAGCGCTTTATGAAGAAGTAGGCGGTTTAGATAAATCCTTTGGCACAGGAAACTACGAGGATGATGACCTATGTTTAAAAGTCTGCGAAAAGGGTTATGCAATTATGGTAGATGAAAGTGTGTTCATCCATCATTACAGAAGCCAGACCTTCATTGAAAATAAAATTGATTACCGGAGCAGCCTGTCTGCCAATGAATCCAGGTTCAGAGAAAAATGGCCCAACGTTGACTATGAGCAGCTGCTTGAATTACACAGTAGTTTGGTTGATGAGAATATTGCCCTCGTCACTCAAGGTCAACAGGCACTGGAATCAGGAAATATAGGTGAAGCCATCGAACTCTATTCGAGGGTACTGAAAACCAATCCTATTGATGACAATGCTCTGTACGGAATGGGGCTTATCTTTCAAATGAATGGGATAACTGAAGAAGCCATTAATGCTTTTAAAAAAACCATAAAAACGAATCCGCACTTCATTGATGCTTATCATAGCCTTGCCCTTCTCTATGCAAAGACCGATCAAATAGACAATGCCATTTCTACACTCAAAAAGGCAACCAAATTGCAGAAAGGTGAGGCCTCCGCTTATAACAATTTAGGTGTATTATATTTCAAAACAAATATGTATAATGATGCCAGAATTTGCTTCGAAAAGGCATTATCAATTGATGCCAATTACCAGGAGGCACAACAAAATCTCAAAAAGATATCCGAAATACTGGGAAAAGATCATCTGTAAATTTAATGTGAATTTATATTCAAAATGATGTTTAAATTTCGAATACCATAAAACCTGGGAACGTTTAATATTTTAACGACTTCATCCATTTTTCCTACAATTGTTCTTCATCTTTTAAAATCCACCATTATATTTAACCCTTTTAGTATCTCATGAAGGCACGGCAACGTTTTAGGCCACTAGGACGCCAAGTCACAAAGAAAAACTTCGTGTATTTGTAGCAAATTTGAATTTACTGTTTGGTACAAATATTGCTCATTGCAAATAACAATGATCATATTTCACTGTTCAATTTTGCTAACTTTAATTTCTCAATGAGAGATTTTGACATTTTTAGCAAATTAAATGAAAAATGGTAGGGGAGCGGGGTAACCCTGCCCCTACTTTGCAATTTATATTTTTCACTTACCATCTTATACTTCCGATTCTTTTAGGTTAGATACTCATTATTGCACTATGCCAGCATCCCCAGCTCAAAAATATTTTAACCAGGCACAGACGTTCAAAGAAAGCGGACTTTTGGAAAAGTCCATTGCATCTTATAAAAAGGCCATAGAAATCGATCCCTGTTTTATTAGTGCATACTATATACTCGCTCTTCTCTATCATCAAACCCAACAATTAGATAACGCCATTATTCATTTTAAAAAAGTAATAGAATTAGACCCCAATGATGCATCAGCATTCAACAATTTAGGTGTTATATTTTTTGTAAACAACCGGCTTAATGAGGCAAAGATGTATTTTGAAAAGGCATTATCACTTGATGCTAATTACAAAGAAGCACGGGATAACCTGGTAAAAGTTCAGAAAAAATTACAAAATACTGCCCCGTATACTCCATATCAACAATCTGTTGGGTATTATTGCCGCAAAATCGGATTCGTATCATTATGGTATGAACGAGGACAAGCATATGTGACAAAGGCCATCCGGGATGTGTTAGCCAGCGATCATACCACCTTTATCTTTGCAAGAAATGGGGGAACACTTGATAAGCCTATGCTACAAACTACAGGCGAATGGGATATCCCCAATCTTATTACTCATCCGACATATCAGATACCGCATGCCGTATTGAAAAATTGGATCATAAACAACAATCTCGACATAGTTTTTTTTAATGAAGAATACGACCTTGAATTAGTTGCAACAGCAAAAGAATGTGGGGTGAAGACAGTTGGATACTACGTCTGGGAACTATTTGATCCGCAATTCACCACTGCGTGTAAGCGTCTTTATGACAAAATTATATGCCCCACAAAAGCATGCTACGGGAAATTAAAAAAACTGGGAATGGATAACGCTGAGTATATCCAATGGGGAGTTGACTTAAACCTATTTAAACCCATTGAGCGACCTGTAAATAAGCGGGTAATATTCTTCCATCCCGCCGGATGGGGAGGATTACACGCCCGTCGTGGAACTCAATTTGTTATTGATGCATTCCAGAGACTGAACGATCCAAATACGGAGTTGCTGATCCATACGCAGAACGGCTCAGGCATTCAGGAAAGCAATAACATCAAAATTATCTCTGGAACAGTGCCACGAGAAGAAATAATCCAAATGTATCAGAACTCAGACGTAGCAATACTTCCATCCAAATGGGAGGGACTGGGCTTAACCTTTCTTGAAGCTATTGGTTGTGGATTACCCATTATTACCGTTGATGCCCCACCCATGACTGAATTCGTACAAAACAACAAGACTGGGTTCTTGTGCCGTGTTGCAGAACTGCAGAGCTATCCCGGTATCTTCGTTGAAGGGGTACATGTGGACATCGATGACATGGCCGGAAAGATGCGAATGATGCTAAATACAGACCTCCGTTCCACTATGCATGAAAATGTCAAGGCACTTGCCCCAAAATTTTCAATCACGAATTTCAAAGAAAATATTCTGGGCCTTATTCACGATATAACCAAACGAATTGATGACATACGCCTTAATCTCGGATGTGGAACTGATATAAGACAAGGATATGTTAACATCGATCAACGTTCGATACCGGGGGTGTATCAGTTAGCAGACGTATCAAAACTTCCATACAAGAACGAATCAGTGATCGAAGTGCTGGCAAATGACGTCATAGAACATTTCCCCCGTGAACAGACAGAAGCGGTACTTAACGAGTGGATACGGGTATTAAGACCGGATGGGACGCTCAAGGTTCAATGTCCTGATGTCCGTACACTCGCACATGGCTTAATTTCTAATGTAATACCAGTAAATGAATTCTCCAGGCGGATATATGGTGGCCAGAATTACAGAGGGAACTTCCATTACGCAGGCTTCGATATTCCGGAAATGAAGCGAATGTTACGACGATTGGGAATGAGGCCGCAGCGGGTCTCCGCTTATAACGGTAATTTTAGTATTACCGCATGCCGAAGATTTCAGCCGGAGGCGCGAAAACTACGCGTCATTTTAGTGGGTGTGCGTCTCAGTAATTATCCATGGGGTACTGAAAATTTCATTTACAAATCCCTTTCAGAATCCGGTCACGATGTATTTGATTTTGACTTGAGGCGTGACTGCAATCGGATTGATGAATTTCACAAAATACCGGCTGACCTTGTAATCGCATACAAGGGATCCGGCTTAAATCCACGGCTTCTGGAAATGTTAAGCTGTCCAGCAATCCTCTGGTATCCGGATGATGTGCTCACGGTACAGCATGCCCAGGAGGATTTGCAAAGTAACGGATATGCATACGATCATGTTTATTACTTTGATCGAGCTGGACTCGAAAAATTACGTCAGATGGGGATTGAACACAGTACTTTTCTGCCTTTAGCTACAGACCCTACAATCTATAAGTATTTGCCGGGAACAGAAAAGAAGCATGATGTTGCCTTTGTTGGAAACATATATCCAAATCGTCGCGCCCTCCTCGACCGATTGAAGCAAAAATTCAACGTTTTGGAAGCTAAGGCATTTATGGGAGACATGGTTCGTATATTCAATGAGGCAAAGATTGTTCTGAACCTGGGAATTGGAAAAACTGGTTATCAATTACGGGTTTTCGAAGCTCTGGGATGCAGATCCTTTCTGCTTACCAATGAAATTAATATGGATGACCGTTTATTCAAAGACAAAGAGCATCTTGTTTATTTTAATGAAAAGAACATTGAGGATCTTATCAGCTATTATTTGAATCATGACGAGGAAAGGGAAGCAATTGCAGAAAATGGTTATCGAGAAGTTTGTGCAAAGCATACCTTCAAACATCGCGTAGCTCAAATGCTAGTTGACGCGGGGTTTGTCACCATGTGATATCTTGCAATCTCATCGACTCATGGGTATAACAACGCTCACAGCAATTAATCTGTGCGTTTAAAAGATTCTGTGATGGAGGATTTTGATGACATCGTATGAAGCAGTAACTATTTACATCCCGTGCTATAATGCAGAAAAATACATTTCCCGTTGCCTCGAAGGTGTACTTTCGCAGACTTATCCAGTTAAAGAGGTTCTTGTAATCGATGATGGATCTACGGATGGGTCACATGAACTAATTTCCCGATATCCGGTAAAAATTATTCGACACGAGACAAATAAAGGACTTGCTGCCGCCCGAAACACAGCGATTAAAAATGCAACTACGGGATATCTGGCCTGTGTAGATTCAGATGTAGTACCTGAGCCAGATTGGCTGGAAAAACTAATGCTAAATTTCAGTGATAAGGTAGCAGGCGTTGGAGGAAAATTGCTGGAGTTATATTCTGTCTTTTTGCCTGATCAATGGCGTGCCAACCATGCCGTTCAGCACTGGGGTGATGCAAAAAGGGAAAATCCTGATTTTATCCACGGAGCAAATAACGTTTATCGGAAAGAAGCGTTAGTCCGTGCAGGGCTATACAACGAAAAGTACAGGACTAACGGAGAGGATTGTGACATGTCCTTTACTCTGC
This window of the Candidatus Brocadia sp. genome carries:
- a CDS encoding glycosyltransferase, with amino-acid sequence MSLNNTHETNLNPCTNKLVSVIVPTFNRPDTLKSALESIAAQTYRHIEAIVVNDAGGDVSNIIKIFQNQLAIKYIVHDVNRDRAAARNTAIKHASGQYIAYLDDDDIFYPCHIETALKVLTNTNYKVVYTDAYRTHQIKCGDAYQVIGKDIPYSIDYVKGIFYTTNITPILCVVHNRSCFYEVGMFDESLPVLEDWDLWIQMSEKYDFYHIKQATCEFSWRVDGTSTTSSRQDEFARVRKLIYKKYHKRFSETGIQISPCSRKLVSIIILTWNALEYTKKCINSIRNHTNYPHEIIFVDNASTDGTIEYLQKLIKENQNYKLIRNSINKGFAAGNNEGVAITSGEYVMLLNNDVLVSDGWLEGLVVSLERDERIGMVGPITNSISGRQMVREIPYTDENGFHVFAQEVRNTYYGRLTPRYRIAGFAVLMRKALYEEVGGLDKSFGTGNYEDDDLCLKVCEKGYAIMVDESVFIHHYRSQTFIENKIDYRSSLSANESRFREKWPNVDYEQLLELHSSLVDENIALVTQGQQALESGNIGEAIELYSRVLKTNPIDDNALYGMGLIFQMNGITEEAINAFKKTIKTNPHFIDAYHSLALLYAKTDQIDNAISTLKKATKLQKGEASAYNNLGVLYFKTNMYNDARICFEKALSIDANYQEAQQNLKKISEILGKDHL
- a CDS encoding glycosyltransferase translates to MPASPAQKYFNQAQTFKESGLLEKSIASYKKAIEIDPCFISAYYILALLYHQTQQLDNAIIHFKKVIELDPNDASAFNNLGVIFFVNNRLNEAKMYFEKALSLDANYKEARDNLVKVQKKLQNTAPYTPYQQSVGYYCRKIGFVSLWYERGQAYVTKAIRDVLASDHTTFIFARNGGTLDKPMLQTTGEWDIPNLITHPTYQIPHAVLKNWIINNNLDIVFFNEEYDLELVATAKECGVKTVGYYVWELFDPQFTTACKRLYDKIICPTKACYGKLKKLGMDNAEYIQWGVDLNLFKPIERPVNKRVIFFHPAGWGGLHARRGTQFVIDAFQRLNDPNTELLIHTQNGSGIQESNNIKIISGTVPREEIIQMYQNSDVAILPSKWEGLGLTFLEAIGCGLPIITVDAPPMTEFVQNNKTGFLCRVAELQSYPGIFVEGVHVDIDDMAGKMRMMLNTDLRSTMHENVKALAPKFSITNFKENILGLIHDITKRIDDIRLNLGCGTDIRQGYVNIDQRSIPGVYQLADVSKLPYKNESVIEVLANDVIEHFPREQTEAVLNEWIRVLRPDGTLKVQCPDVRTLAHGLISNVIPVNEFSRRIYGGQNYRGNFHYAGFDIPEMKRMLRRLGMRPQRVSAYNGNFSITACRRFQPEARKLRVILVGVRLSNYPWGTENFIYKSLSESGHDVFDFDLRRDCNRIDEFHKIPADLVIAYKGSGLNPRLLEMLSCPAILWYPDDVLTVQHAQEDLQSNGYAYDHVYYFDRAGLEKLRQMGIEHSTFLPLATDPTIYKYLPGTEKKHDVAFVGNIYPNRRALLDRLKQKFNVLEAKAFMGDMVRIFNEAKIVLNLGIGKTGYQLRVFEALGCRSFLLTNEINMDDRLFKDKEHLVYFNEKNIEDLISYYLNHDEEREAIAENGYREVCAKHTFKHRVAQMLVDAGFVTM